In one window of Nesterenkonia sandarakina DNA:
- the dop gene encoding depupylase/deamidase Dop: MSVRRLIGMETEYGIHAPANPRASHVALSIELVNAYAAHVTESGGAVAGTEWDYQSESPLVDARGWVLPRSAAHPSQLTDTGESLRHAEHDDALTHATEQEPGQGPVRDALGNVSGGDPSPADAAGSFHAPGSPHWRGEFFQAEEGAPQLLMNLVLGNGARFYVDHAHPEYSAPEAVGARRAVLYDVAGDRVALAAAHRLSQEQHAPQVLLYKNNTDNKSVSYGAHENYLVPRSVDFDALVAGLLPFFTTRQILCGAGRVGLGQTSAQPGYQISQRADFFEEQVGLETTVRRPIINTRDEPHADHDRFRRLHVIIGDANMSEYSAWMRVGSTALVLDLIESGRAPELSLNDPVAALKTISHDPTLTATVPTSRGELTAVQIQRLYLQAALDWEREKTGLAAGPAVPDAETAEVLEAWEELLVDLHQDLYRAADRVDWIAKLSLLESYRRRDGLAWDAPLLGMVDLQYADLRPEKGLYHKLARAGRMRRLFTDEQIDWAAEHPPEETRAWLRGALVSGHADVVVGASWDQILLRADEVSPVVRLGLPDPYTGTRAATENTLSSAARPEDLITGLQRLLGQ; encoded by the coding sequence ATGAGCGTGCGCCGGCTGATCGGGATGGAGACCGAGTACGGGATCCACGCTCCCGCCAACCCCCGGGCCAGCCACGTGGCGCTCTCCATCGAGCTGGTCAACGCCTACGCGGCCCACGTCACGGAGAGCGGCGGGGCGGTGGCCGGCACCGAATGGGACTACCAGTCCGAATCCCCGCTGGTGGACGCGCGCGGGTGGGTGCTGCCGCGTTCCGCCGCGCACCCCTCCCAGCTCACAGACACCGGTGAGTCGCTGCGCCATGCGGAGCACGACGACGCGCTGACCCACGCCACCGAACAGGAGCCCGGCCAGGGCCCGGTCCGCGACGCGCTGGGCAACGTCAGCGGGGGAGACCCCAGCCCGGCCGATGCCGCCGGTTCTTTCCACGCCCCCGGCTCGCCGCACTGGCGCGGAGAGTTCTTCCAGGCCGAGGAGGGCGCCCCGCAGCTGCTGATGAACCTGGTCCTGGGCAACGGGGCCCGGTTCTACGTGGACCACGCCCACCCGGAGTACTCCGCGCCCGAGGCCGTGGGAGCCCGCCGCGCGGTGCTCTACGACGTGGCCGGGGATCGGGTCGCGCTCGCCGCCGCCCACCGGCTCAGCCAGGAGCAGCACGCCCCGCAGGTGCTGCTGTATAAGAACAACACCGACAACAAGTCGGTCTCCTACGGGGCCCACGAGAACTACCTGGTCCCGCGCAGCGTGGACTTCGACGCGCTCGTGGCCGGACTGCTGCCCTTCTTCACCACCCGACAGATCCTCTGCGGCGCCGGCCGGGTGGGGCTCGGACAGACCAGCGCACAGCCCGGGTATCAGATCTCTCAGCGCGCGGACTTCTTCGAAGAACAGGTCGGCCTGGAGACCACGGTGCGCCGCCCGATCATCAACACCCGGGATGAGCCGCACGCCGATCACGACCGGTTCCGCCGGCTGCACGTGATCATCGGCGACGCCAATATGAGCGAATACTCCGCCTGGATGCGGGTGGGCAGCACCGCGCTGGTGCTGGACCTCATCGAATCCGGACGTGCCCCGGAGCTGAGCCTGAATGATCCGGTGGCGGCGCTGAAGACCATCTCGCATGACCCCACGCTCACCGCCACGGTGCCCACCTCCCGCGGGGAGCTCACCGCGGTGCAGATCCAGCGGCTCTACCTGCAGGCCGCCCTGGACTGGGAACGGGAGAAGACCGGCCTCGCCGCCGGCCCGGCAGTGCCCGACGCCGAGACCGCCGAGGTCCTCGAGGCATGGGAGGAGCTGCTGGTCGACCTTCACCAGGACCTCTACCGCGCCGCGGACCGGGTGGACTGGATCGCGAAGCTGAGCCTGCTCGAGTCCTACCGGCGCCGCGACGGACTGGCCTGGGACGCTCCGCTGCTGGGCATGGTGGATCTGCAGTACGCGGACCTGCGCCCGGAGAAGGGGCTCTATCACAAGCTGGCCCGCGCCGGCCGGATGCGCCGGCTCTTCACCGATGAGCAGATCGACTGGGCCGCGGAGCACCCGCCCGAGGAGACCCGCGCCTGGCTGCGCGGTGCGCTGGTCAGCGGCCACGCCGACGTCGTCGTCGGAGCCAGCTGGGACCAGATCCTGCTGCGCGCCGACGAGGTCTCCCCGGTGGTGCGGCTGGGGCTGCCGGATCCCTACACCGGGACCCGCGCCGCGACGGAGAATACACTGAGCAGCGCGGCGCGCCCCGAGGACCTCATCACCGGACTCCAGCGGCTGCTGGGTCAATAG
- a CDS encoding ubiquitin-like protein Pup — translation MSTQPQKRPQGGDDDGAAPDQSAVGGNAQAQKRAGELDSLLDEIDSVLESNAEEFVKGYVQKGGE, via the coding sequence ATGTCCACTCAACCGCAGAAGCGCCCCCAGGGCGGAGACGACGACGGCGCGGCCCCCGATCAGTCGGCGGTCGGCGGCAACGCGCAGGCCCAGAAGCGCGCCGGGGAGCTCGACAGCCTGCTCGATGAGATCGATTCGGTGCTGGAGTCCAACGCCGAGGAGTTCGTCAAGGGCTACGTGCAGAAGGGCGGCGAGTAG
- the pafA gene encoding Pup--protein ligase, with the protein MDRRVIGVETEFGITHHGRTRRGLPPDEVARYLFRPVLRWGRSSNVFIPNASRLYLDVGSHPEYATAECDDLLDLIASDRAGELIMHDLAQRAEAAMTEDGFDGSVYLFKNNVDSQGNSYGSHENYLIPRTTHFRRLSTILLPFLVTRQIMVGAGRLVPATDESPAHYAFSQRADHMWEGISSATTRSRPIINTRDEPHSDAAVHRRLHVIVGDSNMSETTSLLRYGATDLVLRMVESGVPVGDFELENPIGAIRHISHDITGKAAVKIRNGGLQTAVEIQARLLDRARRFVRENGAHHAGVEQIFELWERTLQAVSSGDHTPIERDIDWAIKKRLLTDVAERGSLPMGHPKLEQLDMAYHDVHPTRGVFNLMAAHGRVSTQLAPERIQRAIVDPPATTRAALRGRFLSTARALGAEHTVDWVHHKLVDRPLEALMLKDPLSAEDPRMDALLDRLGDRVASLSEQTLSERRAQELPLALSERYKLGRAPELAEPPLI; encoded by the coding sequence ATGGATCGGCGCGTCATCGGGGTCGAGACCGAGTTCGGCATCACCCACCACGGCCGCACCCGCCGTGGCCTGCCCCCGGACGAGGTGGCCCGCTACCTCTTCCGCCCGGTGCTGCGCTGGGGGAGAAGCTCGAACGTCTTCATCCCCAACGCCTCCCGGCTCTACCTCGACGTGGGCTCCCACCCGGAGTACGCCACCGCGGAATGCGACGACCTGCTGGACCTGATCGCCTCCGACCGCGCCGGTGAGCTGATCATGCACGACCTGGCGCAGCGCGCCGAGGCGGCGATGACCGAGGACGGCTTCGACGGCAGCGTCTACCTGTTCAAGAACAACGTGGACTCCCAGGGCAACTCCTACGGCAGCCACGAGAACTACCTGATCCCGCGCACCACCCATTTCCGGCGGCTCTCCACGATCCTGCTGCCCTTCCTGGTCACGCGGCAGATCATGGTCGGCGCCGGCCGGCTGGTCCCGGCCACGGACGAGTCCCCGGCGCACTACGCGTTCTCCCAGCGGGCGGACCACATGTGGGAGGGCATCTCCTCGGCCACCACCCGCTCCCGGCCGATCATCAACACCCGCGACGAGCCGCACTCCGACGCCGCGGTGCACCGCCGGCTGCATGTGATCGTGGGCGACTCCAACATGTCCGAGACCACCAGCCTGCTGCGCTACGGCGCCACCGACCTGGTGCTGCGGATGGTCGAGTCCGGGGTCCCGGTGGGAGACTTCGAGCTGGAGAACCCGATCGGGGCGATCCGGCACATCAGCCACGACATCACCGGGAAGGCCGCCGTGAAGATCCGCAACGGGGGCCTGCAGACCGCCGTGGAGATCCAGGCCCGGCTGCTGGACCGGGCGCGGCGCTTCGTCCGCGAGAACGGCGCGCACCATGCGGGCGTGGAGCAGATCTTCGAACTCTGGGAGCGCACCCTGCAGGCGGTCTCCAGCGGCGACCACACCCCGATCGAGCGCGACATCGACTGGGCGATCAAGAAGCGCCTGCTCACCGACGTCGCCGAGCGCGGGAGCCTGCCCATGGGGCACCCGAAGCTGGAACAGCTCGACATGGCCTACCACGACGTCCACCCCACTCGCGGGGTGTTCAACCTGATGGCGGCCCACGGGCGGGTCAGCACACAGCTGGCACCCGAGCGGATCCAACGCGCGATCGTCGACCCGCCGGCCACCACCCGGGCGGCGCTGCGCGGGCGCTTCCTCTCCACTGCCCGGGCGCTGGGTGCCGAGCACACCGTGGACTGGGTGCACCACAAGCTGGTGGACCGGCCGCTGGAGGCGCTGATGCTCAAGGACCCGCTCAGCGCCGAGGATCCCCGGATGGACGCCCTGCTGGATCGGCTCGGAGACCGGGTGGCTTCGCTGAGCGAGCAGACCCTGTCCGAACGCCGCGCCCAGGAGCTCCCGCTGGCGCTCAGCGAACGCTACAAGCTGGGGCGCGCCCCGGAGCTTGCTGAGCCTCCGCTGATCTGA
- a CDS encoding FKBP-type peptidyl-prolyl cis-trans isomerase has product MHSSFRRTCVALSVPAVLLLTACSDDGLGDTDALSGVDLHFTEEGSPEVILRSPLELEEEASRVLDRGDGEDLDEEQILEVSHAVADPSTGEVQEESFSEDNPSMIYLPQMQEQSEFIYDSLTDTDLTIGSEIALFEPADAETGAQATLLVLRVEGQSPAFAEGEVQEQDGELPEIENEEGTLPELLGGNEGDAPEEVSTEVLIQGDGEEVAADDQVVVRYSGWKWSDGELFDSNWPQDEDEDDAGPAGFPLSNLVPGWAEGLEGQQVGSRVLLVIPPESGYGESDEDAEEGTEHELAGETLIFVVDLIASAEAPQAAAPAPQSGQPELSEEEIQEMIEQMEAEQGGGEGAEGGEDAGGEGAENNNDADSDEATDEETD; this is encoded by the coding sequence GTGCATTCTTCGTTCCGCCGCACCTGCGTGGCTCTGTCCGTCCCAGCAGTTCTGCTGCTCACCGCGTGCTCCGACGACGGGCTGGGCGACACCGACGCACTCTCCGGGGTGGACCTGCACTTCACCGAGGAGGGCTCCCCGGAGGTCATCCTGCGCAGCCCGCTCGAGCTCGAGGAGGAAGCCTCCCGGGTGCTCGATCGCGGCGACGGCGAGGACCTCGACGAGGAGCAGATCCTCGAGGTCTCCCACGCCGTGGCGGACCCCTCCACCGGTGAGGTCCAGGAGGAGAGCTTCAGCGAGGACAACCCCTCGATGATCTACCTGCCGCAGATGCAGGAGCAGAGCGAATTCATCTACGACTCGCTCACCGACACCGACCTCACCATCGGGTCCGAGATCGCGCTCTTCGAGCCCGCCGACGCCGAGACCGGCGCCCAGGCCACGCTGCTGGTGCTGCGCGTGGAGGGCCAGTCCCCGGCCTTCGCCGAGGGCGAGGTCCAGGAGCAGGACGGCGAGCTGCCCGAGATCGAGAACGAGGAAGGCACGCTCCCGGAGCTGCTCGGCGGCAATGAGGGCGACGCGCCCGAAGAGGTCAGCACCGAGGTGCTCATCCAGGGCGACGGCGAGGAGGTGGCCGCCGACGATCAGGTCGTGGTGCGCTACTCCGGCTGGAAGTGGTCCGACGGCGAGCTCTTCGACTCCAACTGGCCCCAGGATGAGGACGAGGACGACGCCGGACCGGCCGGCTTCCCGCTGAGCAACCTGGTCCCCGGATGGGCCGAAGGCCTGGAAGGTCAGCAGGTCGGCTCCCGGGTGCTGCTGGTCATCCCACCGGAGTCCGGCTACGGAGAGAGCGACGAGGACGCCGAAGAGGGCACCGAGCATGAGCTGGCAGGGGAGACCCTGATCTTCGTCGTCGACCTGATCGCCTCCGCCGAGGCGCCGCAGGCCGCCGCGCCCGCCCCCCAGTCCGGCCAGCCCGAACTCTCCGAGGAGGAGATCCAGGAGATGATCGAGCAGATGGAGGCCGAGCAGGGCGGCGGCGAGGGTGCCGAAGGCGGCGAGGACGCCGGCGGCGAGGGCGCCGAGAACAACAACGATGCAGACAGCGACGAAGCAACTGATGAGGAGACCGACTGA
- a CDS encoding FKBP-type peptidyl-prolyl cis-trans isomerase translates to MSFGQRSYDRTRPEVDFPGDTPPEELVIEELIAGGGHAVEPGDSISCHYVGVSWSTGEEFDASWNRGQTLDFTAGIGQVIQGWDQGLIGMKEGARRRFEIPPHLAYGEQGAGAAIGPNETLIFVVDLVSVRKAS, encoded by the coding sequence ATGTCTTTCGGCCAGCGCAGCTATGACCGCACCCGCCCCGAGGTGGACTTCCCCGGCGACACCCCGCCCGAGGAACTGGTCATCGAGGAGCTCATCGCCGGCGGCGGACACGCCGTGGAGCCCGGCGACTCCATCTCCTGCCACTACGTGGGAGTCTCCTGGTCCACCGGCGAAGAGTTCGACGCCTCCTGGAACCGCGGGCAGACCCTGGACTTCACCGCGGGCATCGGTCAGGTCATCCAGGGCTGGGACCAGGGACTGATCGGGATGAAGGAGGGCGCTCGACGTCGCTTCGAGATCCCGCCGCACCTGGCCTACGGCGAGCAGGGCGCCGGCGCCGCCATCGGACCCAACGAGACCCTGATCTTCGTGGTGGACCTGGTCAGCGTCCGCAAGGCCTCCTGA
- a CDS encoding WYL domain-containing protein, which translates to MTEQIDEEPEAEQDVYADYGVARAFSLAASILDAGAGGLTRAEIRDRVEHYRTQAQGQSADAWERLFSRDKDHLRSCGIAIEEPPTGREDYRYRIDPADYGLPPVPLSQAETLVLSRAGQLWAGSRTRSWLDQASWALAGPGEASSSVFAAAGPAGGALSFNLGSDDEFERLTELAALPPRAVLGFDYTGRGAAQPAPRRVVLLDFAARGHWYLIGYDLDRGARRTFRLDRVHGVISPLRPAPALSEADRAGIESVDAGSALQGLTGEEDPARLLRGVLAAHQGPAQKPPRLAATAAPRRADPAHRKVERVLSMAAYLLSADGVRPSELLARHQITPKQLLKDLLSIQQSGSFGPGQFGEFIDIHPSPPLNLDAFTQEYLTRDAPITLEMPSARTGEVLARPLTLTKPGALSLLIALNTMIGAASPCTDGDAKTSRTGADTTGADTAATDTAGTAGEPAGTDTAGTAGELAEDWVSAAESLRRKITTVLPEGLQEAATKVAASAGVGSEATAELRAAVSGGYCLALRYEDASGTITERVVEPTHVYLDGPRTYLQAWCRVAQGPRNFLSSRIREQRPLPQEPIGETARQLAQAPAEPPRPPRDSGAFDVVLRFSPAAAALADRYSPQKQRTQPDGTRFISTWFQSREALIRLCLQLGGDLTVLAPAQIREQITARAREELSALTQ; encoded by the coding sequence GTGACTGAACAGATCGACGAGGAGCCGGAGGCGGAGCAGGACGTCTACGCCGACTACGGCGTGGCACGGGCCTTCTCCCTGGCCGCGAGCATCCTCGACGCCGGCGCCGGCGGGCTGACCAGGGCGGAGATCCGGGACCGGGTCGAGCACTACCGCACCCAGGCCCAAGGCCAGTCCGCCGACGCCTGGGAGCGGCTGTTCAGCCGCGACAAGGATCATCTGCGCAGCTGCGGCATCGCGATCGAGGAGCCTCCCACAGGCCGGGAGGACTACCGCTACCGGATCGATCCTGCGGACTACGGGCTGCCCCCGGTGCCGCTGAGCCAGGCCGAGACCCTGGTGCTCTCCCGCGCCGGGCAGCTCTGGGCCGGAAGCCGCACCCGATCCTGGCTGGACCAGGCCAGCTGGGCGCTTGCCGGGCCCGGCGAGGCGTCGTCCTCAGTCTTCGCCGCGGCCGGACCTGCCGGCGGTGCGCTGAGCTTCAACCTGGGCAGCGACGACGAGTTCGAGCGGCTCACCGAGCTGGCGGCCCTGCCGCCGCGGGCCGTGCTCGGCTTCGACTACACCGGCAGGGGAGCGGCCCAGCCCGCGCCGCGCCGTGTGGTGCTGCTGGACTTCGCCGCCCGCGGCCACTGGTACCTCATCGGGTACGACCTGGACCGAGGCGCCCGCAGGACCTTCCGACTGGATCGGGTGCACGGCGTCATCAGCCCGCTGCGCCCGGCGCCGGCGTTGAGCGAAGCCGACCGGGCCGGAATCGAGTCAGTCGACGCCGGGTCCGCGCTGCAGGGACTCACCGGCGAGGAGGACCCGGCCCGGCTGCTGCGCGGCGTGCTCGCCGCCCACCAGGGGCCCGCGCAGAAGCCGCCTCGGCTGGCTGCCACCGCGGCGCCGCGCCGGGCAGATCCCGCCCACCGCAAGGTGGAACGCGTGCTCTCCATGGCCGCCTACCTGCTCAGCGCCGACGGGGTCCGCCCCTCGGAGCTGCTCGCCCGGCACCAGATCACACCGAAGCAGCTGCTCAAGGACCTGCTCTCGATCCAGCAGTCCGGCAGCTTCGGCCCGGGCCAGTTCGGCGAGTTCATCGACATCCACCCGTCCCCGCCGCTGAACCTGGACGCGTTCACCCAGGAGTACCTCACCCGAGATGCCCCGATCACCCTGGAGATGCCCTCGGCGCGCACCGGGGAGGTGCTGGCGCGCCCACTCACACTGACCAAACCGGGGGCCCTCTCGCTGCTGATCGCGCTGAACACCATGATCGGCGCGGCCAGCCCCTGCACCGACGGCGACGCCAAGACCAGCCGCACCGGCGCCGATACCACTGGCGCCGATACCGCCGCCACCGATACCGCCGGCACCGCTGGTGAGCCCGCCGGCACCGATACCGCCGGCACCGCTGGTGAGCTCGCCGAGGACTGGGTCTCCGCGGCCGAATCGCTGCGCCGGAAGATCACCACCGTGCTGCCCGAGGGGCTGCAGGAGGCCGCCACCAAGGTTGCCGCCAGCGCCGGAGTGGGCAGCGAGGCCACCGCTGAGCTTCGGGCCGCTGTGTCAGGCGGTTACTGCCTGGCGCTGCGCTATGAGGACGCCTCCGGGACCATCACCGAACGGGTGGTCGAGCCCACCCACGTCTATCTCGACGGTCCCCGCACCTACCTGCAGGCCTGGTGCCGGGTGGCCCAGGGGCCACGGAACTTCCTCAGCTCCCGGATCCGGGAGCAGCGACCGCTGCCCCAGGAGCCGATCGGCGAGACCGCCCGCCAGCTCGCCCAAGCCCCGGCGGAGCCGCCGCGTCCGCCCCGGGACAGCGGAGCGTTCGACGTCGTGCTGCGCTTCTCCCCAGCCGCCGCCGCGCTGGCGGATCGTTACTCGCCGCAGAAGCAACGCACCCAGCCCGACGGGACGAGATTCATCAGCACCTGGTTCCAGAGCCGCGAGGCGCTGATCAGGCTCTGCCTGCAGCTCGGCGGGGATCTCACCGTACTTGCGCCGGCCCAGATCCGTGAGCAGATCACGGCGCGGGCCCGCGAGGAGCTGTCCGCCCTGACGCAGTGA
- the tatA gene encoding Sec-independent protein translocase subunit TatA produces the protein MNISGWQIAIIALLIILLFGAPKLPKLAKSLGQSMRIFRSEVRTMGEESKRNSTDPDAPDVSAEPSEDPRTDERAPVEGRVLNSNDPTAEQARRTEREQRGDHR, from the coding sequence ATGAATATCTCCGGCTGGCAGATCGCGATCATCGCGCTGCTGATCATCCTGCTCTTCGGAGCGCCGAAGCTGCCCAAGCTGGCCAAGTCGCTGGGCCAGTCGATGCGCATCTTCCGGTCTGAGGTGCGCACCATGGGCGAGGAGTCCAAGCGGAACTCCACCGACCCGGACGCCCCAGACGTCTCCGCCGAGCCCAGCGAAGACCCCCGCACGGACGAGCGTGCCCCGGTCGAGGGCCGCGTGCTCAACTCCAATGACCCCACCGCCGAGCAGGCCCGCCGCACCGAGCGGGAGCAGCGGGGAGACCACCGCTAA
- the tatC gene encoding twin-arginine translocase subunit TatC, whose amino-acid sequence MATSKKRRRDPERTMALKDHLRELRNRLIKAAIGILLGATAGFFLYDWLVQVLAEPILAFESEGQLAEIAFNTVGGPLDLMIRLSLFVGIVISSPIWLYQIWAFIMPGLKKTEKRYAIGFIAASVPLFLGGIAAAYSVLPQAVGFFLALNPEGTSNVINPDVYFSFVLTLFLAFGIAMVIPVVLVGINMMGLVTGKQVLKAWRGVIMLIAVISALAAPGGDAVSMFFLALPLTVLFGIAILLCMLNDRRRAKREAATDAEIDELLRD is encoded by the coding sequence ATGGCCACCTCGAAGAAGCGGCGGCGCGATCCCGAGCGCACCATGGCGCTGAAGGATCACCTCCGGGAGCTGCGCAACCGCCTGATCAAGGCCGCCATCGGCATCCTGCTCGGGGCGACCGCCGGATTCTTCCTCTACGACTGGCTGGTCCAGGTGCTCGCCGAGCCGATCCTGGCCTTCGAGTCCGAGGGTCAGCTCGCGGAGATCGCGTTCAACACCGTGGGTGGACCGCTGGATCTGATGATCCGGCTCTCACTCTTCGTGGGCATCGTGATCTCCTCCCCGATCTGGCTCTATCAGATCTGGGCGTTCATCATGCCCGGGCTGAAGAAGACCGAGAAGCGCTACGCCATCGGGTTCATCGCCGCCTCGGTGCCCTTGTTCCTGGGCGGGATCGCCGCGGCCTACAGCGTGCTGCCCCAGGCGGTGGGCTTCTTCCTGGCGCTGAACCCGGAGGGCACCTCCAACGTCATCAACCCGGATGTCTACTTCTCCTTCGTGCTGACGCTGTTCCTGGCCTTCGGGATCGCCATGGTGATCCCGGTGGTGCTGGTCGGGATCAACATGATGGGACTGGTCACCGGCAAGCAGGTGCTCAAGGCCTGGCGCGGGGTGATCATGCTGATCGCCGTGATCTCCGCACTGGCGGCCCCCGGCGGCGACGCGGTGAGCATGTTCTTCCTCGCCCTGCCGCTGACTGTGCTCTTCGGCATCGCGATCCTGCTGTGCATGCTCAATGACCGCCGCCGCGCCAAGCGCGAAGCCGCCACCGATGCCGAGATCGACGAGCTGCTGCGCGACTGA
- a CDS encoding sugar-transfer associated ATP-grasp domain-containing protein — protein MNLDTIEQAEDGLRMKVRSRLNSRTAAKVLRSIETAKGPLPKQLQSQADQYAVEVLGSRSYAPWLYVYCAVAGEFRQGWIPDNYYMSVVLPAIEGRYGGLSDMRSMTACIFGQEKEIPDSGYVVKGQLYNASLEPVSSLQEFTDLIFAGGEQVAFKADASDRGRGVHILDRDRFLQTAAGLPDGVIQPFIDQHEVFAQVAASSVGTLRMTTVLEPDGRASVRSAYLRFGRDAEDHVASESNIRVVLDTATGAFSPVGYSVDWLEIDRHPDSGFVFAGHQVPSYAACREAVERLHRRIPMVPSIGWDLAVARDGSVQVLEWNSGHNDIKFSEATSGPCFQGLGWEHLGRNTAASPILA, from the coding sequence GTGAACCTGGACACGATCGAGCAGGCAGAGGATGGGTTGCGGATGAAAGTCCGCTCCCGTTTGAACAGTCGGACGGCGGCGAAGGTGCTCCGCTCGATCGAGACCGCCAAGGGCCCGCTTCCGAAGCAGCTCCAGTCCCAGGCCGACCAGTACGCCGTCGAGGTCCTCGGCTCCAGGAGCTATGCGCCCTGGCTCTATGTCTACTGCGCGGTGGCCGGCGAGTTCCGTCAGGGGTGGATCCCGGACAACTACTACATGTCGGTGGTCCTGCCAGCGATCGAAGGCCGCTATGGCGGGCTCTCCGACATGCGCTCGATGACCGCCTGCATCTTCGGGCAGGAGAAGGAGATCCCCGACTCCGGATACGTGGTCAAGGGCCAGCTGTACAACGCCTCCCTGGAACCGGTCTCGTCACTGCAGGAGTTCACTGACCTGATCTTTGCCGGCGGTGAACAGGTGGCCTTCAAGGCTGACGCCAGCGATCGCGGCCGAGGCGTGCATATTTTGGACCGGGATCGCTTCCTCCAGACGGCCGCGGGTCTCCCCGACGGGGTGATCCAGCCGTTCATCGACCAGCATGAGGTCTTCGCGCAGGTCGCCGCCAGCTCGGTCGGGACGCTGCGGATGACGACTGTCCTGGAGCCTGACGGAAGGGCCTCCGTCAGGAGTGCCTATCTGCGGTTCGGACGGGACGCGGAGGACCACGTCGCATCAGAGTCGAACATCCGAGTGGTCCTGGACACGGCGACGGGCGCCTTCAGCCCGGTCGGATACTCGGTGGACTGGCTCGAGATCGACCGGCACCCTGACTCCGGCTTCGTCTTCGCCGGCCACCAGGTGCCCAGCTATGCCGCCTGCCGGGAAGCCGTGGAACGGCTGCATCGGCGCATACCGATGGTCCCCTCCATCGGCTGGGATCTGGCGGTGGCCCGCGACGGCTCGGTCCAGGTGCTGGAGTGGAACAGCGGGCACAACGACATCAAGTTCTCCGAGGCGACCTCGGGGCCATGCTTCCAGGGGCTGGGATGGGAACACCTGGGCCGGAACACCGCTGCCAGCCCGATCCTCGCCTGA